The DNA sequence TTAATAAGGAAATTGATCGTGTTGAAAAGCCTGCTAGATCTGATTTAACTCTGTCCGTTTTTGGTGTTTCAGTTTCGTATTCTATAATAGGATTAGTTTCAAGTGTTAAAACATGATTCGACGAATCAGCGTTGTAATCTAATGATAAAACCTCCTCTACATTTTCAGTTGTTTCCTCTTTTTCGGATTGTTTAACAACAACATCTTCTATTTTCTTGCGCTCATCCTCTGTAGATCTTTTTGTTTTAGCCTCTTCATATCTCTTCGAAAGTTCATGCGATTTGTATAAGGCATCGGACTCCGGTTTAACACCGGTTGAGCTACCGCACTTCTTACATTTTTCAAGAAAATCAAAGCTATTGAAGCCACATTTAGGACACTTCATCTATTGAGAATGTCGTACTAATGTTATAATTAACTAAAGCTAAAAATAATATATCTTTAAGCACAGATATACCCATTTAGTTTCAAGCTTGATCCGAAAATCCGTTAGGGAGTGCTGTCGGTAACCAAATAAAGCCGGCTCCTTTCTTTATACAAAATTTTGGTTAAAGATCACCCGGTAAGCTGGTTTCGATTGCTGATTTTAGCCCTTCTGGATTGGCTC is a window from the Thermodesulfobacteriota bacterium genome containing:
- a CDS encoding RDD family protein, with product MKCPKCGFNSFDFLEKCKKCGSSTGVKPESDALYKSHELSKRYEEAKTKRSTEDERKKIEDVVVKQSEKEETTENVEEVLSLDYNADSSNHVLTLETNPIIEYETETPKTDRVKSDLAGFSTRSISLLIDLVIIFSLTALVLSTGIYIAANDLIFDTDYTLNFIATIFFFLIIVCSSYFVFLEGYGGKTIGKMIMGITVIGDDGGSIDIIKAFTRWAVSFFSASFFFIGFLWALFDSKSQTWHDKIAGTLVVKEKT